One part of the Streptomyces ferrugineus genome encodes these proteins:
- a CDS encoding IclR family transcriptional regulator: MSNHIADGETAAPAPGGVQSVDRAVSVLEILAQRGEAGVSEVAGELDVHKSTAFRLLGALESRGLVEQTAERGKYRLGFGIVRLAGAVTGRLDITQQGRPVCERLSEEIGETVNIAVLQEHYAVNLYQVRGPGAVGTHNWVGQLTPVHATSSGKILLAHLSEKERADVLATSGTQKLTPHTLTARTKLEKNLAEARKRGYAVALEELEIGLHAMATPIRSRDGDVIAALSASGPTYRFTEERIHEVAPVLIRGAEEVSRRMGYLG, from the coding sequence GTCCGTCGACCGTGCCGTCAGCGTCCTGGAGATCCTGGCCCAGCGCGGCGAGGCGGGTGTCAGCGAGGTGGCCGGGGAGCTCGACGTCCACAAGTCGACCGCGTTCCGTCTGCTCGGGGCGCTGGAGTCACGCGGTCTGGTCGAGCAGACGGCCGAGCGGGGCAAGTACCGGCTCGGTTTCGGCATCGTGCGCCTGGCCGGCGCGGTCACCGGCCGTCTCGACATCACCCAGCAGGGCCGGCCGGTGTGCGAGCGGCTCAGCGAGGAGATCGGCGAGACCGTCAACATCGCGGTCCTGCAGGAGCACTACGCGGTCAACCTCTACCAGGTACGCGGCCCGGGCGCGGTCGGCACGCACAACTGGGTCGGGCAGCTCACGCCGGTGCACGCCACGTCGAGCGGCAAGATCCTGCTGGCCCACCTGTCGGAGAAGGAGCGCGCCGACGTGCTCGCGACGTCGGGGACGCAGAAGCTGACGCCGCACACCCTGACCGCCAGGACGAAGCTGGAGAAGAACCTCGCCGAGGCGCGGAAGCGCGGGTACGCGGTGGCACTGGAGGAACTCGAGATCGGGCTGCACGCCATGGCGACCCCGATCCGCTCCCGCGACGGCGACGTCATCGCCGCCCTCAGCGCCTCCGGCCCCACGTACCGTTTCACCGAGGAGCGCATCCACGAGGTCGCACCCGTGCTGATCAGGGGCGCGGAGGAGGTCAGCCGCCGGATGGGCTATCTGGGCTGA